In one window of Zhongshania aliphaticivorans DNA:
- a CDS encoding saccharopine dehydrogenase family protein: MKTEREFDLIIYGASGFTGQLIAEYIAAQQGNSGKLRWALAGRNEDKIRAVVAESGLPADLPIIAADSSDEAAVKALVQRTSVILTAVGPYQLYGSLMVKACAETGTDYVDLCGEPSWMRAMIEQHQATAQASGARIVFSCGFDSIPSDLGVFYLQSLAKEKTGQPAQHIKALVRGMQGIASGGTVASLKATIVAAAKDPAIGKQLKNPYGLVPGYEGVDQPESFKPCYVEDVSSWAAPFVMATINIPNVHRSNALLKHAYGEGFTYSEMMLTGPGEKGETIAKAMATPSLSNDDLKPGEGPSREEQEAGFYDLLFIGETASGEQIRASVAGDRDPGYGSTSRMISESALAMALDDIQTPGGIWTPAAAMGEQLIKRLTENAGLVFKAE; the protein is encoded by the coding sequence ATGAAAACAGAGCGCGAATTTGACCTTATCATCTACGGTGCCAGTGGTTTTACCGGTCAGCTAATAGCTGAATATATAGCGGCACAACAGGGAAACTCTGGAAAGTTGCGGTGGGCTCTCGCTGGACGAAATGAGGACAAGATCCGCGCCGTAGTGGCTGAATCCGGCCTACCCGCCGACTTACCGATCATCGCCGCTGATTCCAGCGACGAGGCAGCAGTAAAAGCCTTGGTTCAGCGCACCTCAGTCATATTGACTGCAGTGGGCCCCTATCAACTCTATGGCTCCCTCATGGTTAAAGCCTGTGCAGAAACAGGGACCGATTATGTAGACCTTTGTGGTGAACCCAGCTGGATGCGGGCGATGATCGAACAGCATCAAGCTACTGCCCAAGCCAGTGGCGCTCGCATCGTTTTCTCGTGTGGCTTTGATTCTATTCCATCTGATCTGGGTGTTTTCTACCTACAGTCACTAGCAAAAGAGAAAACAGGACAGCCCGCCCAACATATAAAAGCGCTTGTTCGTGGCATGCAGGGCATCGCCTCTGGAGGCACAGTGGCCAGCTTGAAAGCCACCATAGTTGCCGCAGCTAAAGACCCCGCCATTGGTAAACAGCTAAAAAACCCTTACGGGCTGGTTCCCGGATACGAGGGCGTAGATCAGCCTGAAAGTTTCAAACCTTGCTATGTTGAAGACGTCAGTAGCTGGGCTGCGCCATTTGTGATGGCGACCATTAATATCCCCAATGTCCACCGCTCTAACGCCTTGCTAAAGCACGCCTATGGAGAAGGTTTTACCTACTCCGAAATGATGCTCACCGGCCCAGGTGAAAAAGGAGAAACCATCGCTAAGGCGATGGCCACGCCAAGCCTGAGCAATGATGATCTGAAACCCGGTGAAGGTCCCAGCCGAGAAGAGCAGGAAGCCGGCTTCTACGACTTATTGTTTATCGGTGAAACGGCCAGTGGCGAGCAAATTCGCGCCTCTGTTGCCGGCGATCGCGACCCTGGCTACGGTTCCACTTCGCGCATGATTTCAGAGAGCGCACTCGCCATGGCACTGGACGACATCCAAACTCCAGGTGGTATTTGGACACCCGCTGCCGCCATGGGAGAGCAATTGATTAAGCGCCTAACTGAAAATGCTGGCCTGGTTTTCAAAGCTGAATAA
- a CDS encoding TetR/AcrR family transcriptional regulator, whose translation MTAGVREQDSSVEWPEDLSFAAYQRVLPLNKKNVYEYFFEANKASISVQNARLAIPKLEMILKAIFSISAKRGFHAMSLRDLCKETALSMGGMYNYISSKEELARMVTEFVGMTFLEINNRLPIPDDDINGQLEAQLCARIYMSELFRSWYFFVYMETKNQPVELIQRSLEVERNATGIIETQIEKGIKSGIYKPVDSALAAAALVSMVEEWFLKPWYFQERGTDVQAYADFVVGSARSLLGVSKSGLKNKAEI comes from the coding sequence ATGACAGCGGGTGTGAGAGAACAAGACAGTTCAGTTGAGTGGCCAGAAGATTTGAGTTTTGCTGCCTATCAACGTGTACTGCCATTAAACAAAAAGAATGTGTATGAATACTTCTTCGAGGCGAACAAGGCTAGCATCAGTGTTCAGAATGCCCGGCTGGCTATTCCAAAACTGGAGATGATTCTCAAGGCCATTTTTAGCATATCAGCCAAGAGGGGGTTTCACGCTATGTCGCTGCGAGATCTCTGTAAGGAAACAGCGCTGAGCATGGGTGGCATGTATAACTACATCAGCAGTAAGGAAGAGCTGGCACGCATGGTGACCGAGTTCGTCGGCATGACGTTTCTTGAGATCAACAACCGCCTACCCATTCCCGACGATGATATAAATGGACAACTGGAAGCACAACTTTGTGCTCGTATTTACATGAGTGAGCTGTTCCGATCATGGTATTTCTTTGTCTATATGGAAACCAAGAATCAGCCAGTTGAATTGATTCAACGCTCACTCGAAGTGGAGCGCAATGCCACTGGTATTATTGAAACCCAGATTGAAAAGGGCATTAAATCGGGTATTTACAAGCCGGTGGACAGTGCATTGGCGGCGGCGGCGCTGGTGTCCATGGTGGAGGAATGGTTCCTCAAGCCCTGGTACTTCCAGGAAAGGGGGACAGATGTGCAGGCGTATGCAGACTTTGTAGTGGGTTCTGCAAGAAGCTTGTTGGGCGTTAGTAAAAGTGGTTTAAAGAACAAGGCTGAGATATGA
- a CDS encoding SDR family NAD(P)-dependent oxidoreductase: MDTTQFNNKVILITGAASGFGKIMAEKLSVAGAQLVLGDINAEGLEQVVSPLREAGADIVSQRCDVTVESDMATLVEAAVNNFGRLDIAVNNAGAGTAMKLLIDMDEAEFDFNINVNAKSVFFGMKYQIRQMLTQEQGIVLNVASMAGLGAAPKLSGYGAAKHAVVGLTKTAAVEYARKGIRVNAVCPFFSPTPLVTNAELGGMQDLLAQGSPMKRLGTPEEMVEVMFMLMSPDNSYMNGQAIAVDGGTSAL; encoded by the coding sequence TTGGACACAACACAGTTTAATAATAAGGTCATTCTCATCACCGGCGCCGCGAGTGGTTTCGGAAAAATTATGGCAGAAAAGCTTTCTGTTGCTGGTGCCCAGCTGGTACTAGGAGATATCAATGCTGAGGGCTTGGAGCAGGTTGTCTCGCCACTGCGGGAGGCAGGCGCGGATATTGTCAGTCAGCGCTGCGATGTTACGGTGGAAAGTGACATGGCCACTCTAGTCGAGGCCGCTGTTAATAATTTTGGACGTCTGGATATTGCTGTCAATAACGCGGGCGCTGGCACCGCAATGAAGCTCCTTATCGATATGGATGAAGCCGAGTTTGATTTCAACATAAACGTTAATGCCAAAAGTGTATTCTTTGGAATGAAATACCAGATCAGGCAGATGCTGACACAAGAACAGGGCATCGTACTTAATGTGGCGTCTATGGCTGGTCTGGGCGCCGCCCCCAAACTGTCAGGCTACGGTGCGGCCAAGCACGCGGTGGTCGGTTTGACCAAAACCGCGGCAGTCGAATACGCGCGCAAAGGTATTCGTGTCAATGCCGTGTGCCCGTTCTTTAGCCCCACGCCTTTGGTTACAAATGCTGAATTAGGTGGCATGCAGGATCTTCTTGCTCAGGGTTCCCCAATGAAACGTCTGGGCACGCCTGAAGAGATGGTAGAAGTGATGTTTATGCTCATGTCGCCGGATAACAGTTACATGAATGGCCAGGCTATCGCTGTTGATGGCGGGACTTCTGCCCTATAA
- a CDS encoding SDR family oxidoreductase: MDTSTLFSLEGKTALVTGGSRGIGRMIAEGFIAQGAKVYISSRKADVCDAVAKELGPNCISLPQDVSTVDGCKALASSFAEAESKLDILVNNAGAAWGMPFEEFTEAGWDKVMDLNIKSPFFLLQALHNSLKAAASASQPAKVINITSIDGQRLNPWDTYSYQASKSALIYLTKRLAARLVKDQINVTSIAPGAFPSEMNRAARDHAADVSNSIPCGRVGVAEDMAGSAIYLASRAGDYVIGDTITVDGGMVHAALGTGIDA; encoded by the coding sequence ATGGATACTTCAACATTATTTTCACTAGAAGGTAAAACAGCACTGGTCACTGGTGGGTCTCGCGGCATAGGACGAATGATTGCTGAAGGCTTTATTGCACAGGGAGCGAAAGTGTATATATCGTCCCGTAAAGCAGATGTTTGTGACGCAGTGGCCAAAGAATTGGGCCCCAATTGTATTTCCCTGCCACAGGACGTGAGTACAGTTGACGGTTGTAAGGCATTGGCGTCAAGCTTTGCAGAGGCAGAATCCAAATTGGATATCCTGGTCAACAACGCGGGTGCGGCCTGGGGTATGCCCTTTGAGGAATTCACCGAAGCCGGCTGGGATAAAGTGATGGACCTTAATATCAAATCACCTTTTTTCTTGCTTCAAGCACTTCACAATTCATTGAAGGCTGCGGCTAGTGCCAGCCAACCAGCCAAAGTGATTAACATTACCTCCATCGATGGCCAACGTTTGAATCCCTGGGATACCTACAGCTATCAAGCCTCTAAATCGGCGCTTATTTACCTCACAAAACGTCTAGCCGCACGCCTTGTTAAGGATCAAATCAATGTGACATCAATCGCCCCAGGTGCTTTTCCATCGGAAATGAACCGCGCTGCACGAGATCATGCCGCTGATGTATCGAATAGTATTCCCTGTGGCCGTGTCGGTGTTGCTGAAGACATGGCGGGTTCCGCAATCTACCTTGCCAGCCGAGCTGGTGATTACGTAATTGGTGATACTATCACCGTGGATGGCGGTATGGTTCATGCCGCGCTGGGAACGGGTATCGATGCTTGA